One Electrophorus electricus isolate fEleEle1 chromosome 10, fEleEle1.pri, whole genome shotgun sequence genomic region harbors:
- the si:dkey-283b15.4 gene encoding cytohesin-2: MTFQSDTYMPKSKAPKMDDLDYIPADLSPEERSELEEIRRRKGALLQEIQRLREELREAIIEVEGLENSTEGSKTLQKSRHVAMGRKKFNMDPKKGIAFLVENELLRQTPEDIAQFLYKGEGLNKTAIGDYLGERDEFNIRVLQVFVDLHEFTDLNLVQALRQFLWSFRLPGEAQKIDRMMEAFAQRYCYCNPGVFQSTDTCYVLSFAIIMLNTSLHNPNVRDKPTEERFISMNRGINGGGDLPEELLRNLYDSIKNEPFKIPEDDGNDLTHTFFNPDREGWLLKLGGGRVKTWKRRWFILTDNCLYYFEFTTDKEPRGIIPLENLSIREVEDPRKPNCFELYIPNNRGQLIKACKTEADGRVVEGNHMVYRISAPTPEEKDEWIHSIKSAVSVDPFYEMLAARKKRISLKKKEEQP; the protein is encoded by the exons ATGACATTCCAGTCTGATACATATATGCCTAAAAGCAAAGCCCCTAAAATGGATGACCTAGACTACA TCCCTGCAGACCTGAGCCCAGAGGAGCGCTCGGAGCTAGAGGAGATCCGGCGCAGGAAGGGAGCCCTGCTTCAGGAGATCCAGCGGCTACGGGAGGAGCTGCGGGAAGCCATCATCGAGGTGGAGGGTCTGGAGAACAGCACAGAGGGcag TAAAACGCTCCAGAAGAGCAGGCACGTGGCCATGGGTAGAAAAAAATTCAACATGGATCCCAAAAAG GGCATAGCATTCTTGGTGGAGAACGAACTCCTGAGACAGACGCCAGAGGACATCGCTCAGTTCCTGTACAAGGGCGAGGGCCTCAACAAAACAGCCATCGGAGACTACCTAGGAGAGAG AGATGAGTTCAATATCCGGGTGCTTCAGGTGTTTGTGGATCTCCACGAGTTCACGGACCTGAACCTGGTTCAGGCGCTCAG gCAGTTTCTGTGGAGTTTCCGTCTGCCTGGCGAAGCACAGAAGATTGATAGAATGATGGAAGCTTTCGCACAGAGATACTGTTACTGCAACCCTGGAGTGTTTCAGAGCACAG acaCCTGTTATGTTCTGTCATTTGCTATCATCATGTTGAACACGAGTCTTCATAACCCCAACGTGAGGGACAAGCCCACAGAGGAGCGCTTCATCAGCATGAACAGGGGCATCAATGGAGGAGGAGATCTGCCCGAGGAGCTGCTCAGA AATCTATATGATAGCATTAAGAACGAGCCCTTTAAGATcccagaggatgatgggaatGACCTGACACACACCTTTTTTAATCCTGACAGAGAGGGCTGGCTGCTCAAATTGGG aggaggCCGAGTGAAAACCTGGAAGAGAAGGTGGTTTATTCTGACTGATAACTGTCTGTATTACTTTGAGTTCACTACA gaTAAAGAACCGAGAGGTATTATTCCTTTGGAGAATCTGAGTATTCGGGAGGTGGAAGATCCCAGAAAACCT AACTGTTTTGAGCTGTATATCCCCAACAATCGAGGGCAGCTCATCAAAGCCTGCAAGACGGAGGCCGATGGCCGAGTGGTCGAAGGCAATCACATGGTCTACCGAATCTCCGCCCCCACGCCCGAGGAGAAGGATGAGTGGATCCACAGCATCAA GTCGGCGGTGAGTGTTGACCCTTTCTACGAGATGCTGGCTGCAAGGAAGAAACGCATCTCCCTaaagaagaaggaggagcagCCGTAG